From a single Sphingobium lignivorans genomic region:
- a CDS encoding DUF736 domain-containing protein — protein MAQIGSFIRGENGIYAGEIRTLTLRVKATIRPCEREHDKAPDHRVNANGVEFGAGWTKAARETGLEYLSLKLDDPSFPAPIYATLTQSDEGEHKLIWSR, from the coding sequence ATGGCACAGATTGGCAGCTTCATCCGCGGCGAGAACGGCATCTACGCCGGCGAAATCCGCACCCTGACCCTGCGCGTCAAGGCCACGATCCGGCCCTGCGAGCGCGAGCATGACAAGGCGCCCGACCACCGCGTCAACGCCAACGGCGTCGAATTCGGCGCGGGCTGGACCAAGGCGGCGCGCGAAACCGGCCTCGAATATCTGAGCCTCAAGCTCGACGATCCGTCCTTCCCGGCCCCGATCTATGCGACGCTCACCCAGAGCGACGAAGGCGAGCACAAGCTCATCTGGTCGCGCTGA
- a CDS encoding S26 family signal peptidase, translating into MSGRGLSRWGDALRDARQRRRTLRHRAAILGIGVACLAATIALPPRPLLVWNTSASAPVGLYAVTAPERIRTGDMVIAWPPETARRLGAERRYIPFNVPLVKRVAAAPGDRVCASGSALSVNDRTIARRLTTDARGRPMPWWTGCVTLSDGALLLLMDNPASFDGRYFGPTQADGIIGKAHLLWRR; encoded by the coding sequence ATGAGCGGGCGCGGGCTTTCCCGCTGGGGCGATGCGCTGCGGGACGCCAGGCAGCGCCGCCGCACGCTCCGCCATCGCGCAGCGATCCTCGGGATCGGGGTCGCGTGTCTCGCCGCAACGATCGCGCTGCCGCCGCGCCCGCTACTGGTCTGGAATACATCGGCAAGCGCGCCGGTCGGCCTCTATGCCGTGACCGCGCCCGAGCGAATTCGGACCGGCGATATGGTGATCGCCTGGCCACCCGAGACCGCGCGCCGGCTTGGTGCGGAGCGCCGCTACATCCCCTTCAATGTACCGCTGGTGAAGCGCGTCGCCGCCGCGCCGGGCGACAGGGTCTGCGCATCCGGGTCGGCGTTGAGCGTCAACGATCGGACAATTGCGCGGCGTCTGACCACAGATGCGCGTGGCCGTCCGATGCCCTGGTGGACCGGCTGCGTCACCTTGAGCGATGGCGCATTGCTCCTCCTGATGGACAACCCGGCGTCATTTGACGGGCGCTATTTCGGGCCGACCCAAGCGGATGGCATCATCGGCAAGGCGCATCTTTTGTGGCGGCGCTGA
- the rlxS gene encoding relaxase/mobilization nuclease RlxS (I built this because a sul1 chimera in AMR looks like the C-terminus.) has translation MDFASAHGRLFAGRITLSMSTEDEFEPRLGRIRSGSKSRSPRKFLHRVIAAANLARGGAPGLSRKPGFTGSRIGRGAGVGRVLASRDRFAAFRQRRVIVKIRPVTLGGKGFAVAKAHLRYVERDGTTRDGDRGQLYGAETDKVDRNAWLDQARDDRHQFRIIVSPEDGADYEDLKPLTRRLMTRMEEDLGTKLDWVAVDHYNTGHPHTHIIVRGIDERGRDLVIARDYISHGLRERACELVDLDLGPRTDDAIELRLRAEVGQERLTSIDRALIREADANILVSSDARGAFDQAIRMGRLKKLERLGLATQFGAAHWRLAPDLAGTLRRMGERGDIIRTMQRAYAARGQALAIADQAIYDPTAPGARPLVGRIAERGLSDEHADRHYLIVEAADGRSHYVAIGKGENVEAHETGAIVRITPVETRIRAADRTVAEVAAANGGRYTVDAHLRHDPSATEAFAESHVRRLEAMRRLTKAVEREPDGAWIIAPDHLDRAAAYEAARARDRPIAVETLSHLPLEKLVDADAATWLDRELVAPTPEPLRDAAFGQDAVQAQARRRQWLMAQGLAEEMDGQWTPRPDMLTALQRRELLRVAGQLSDELGLPFAEAGQHERIEGRFARTVELVSGRHALIERSRDFTLVPWRPVLGPHVGKSVSGIMRDGGISWSLGRQRSGPSIS, from the coding sequence ATGGATTTCGCCAGCGCGCATGGTCGGCTTTTCGCTGGCCGGATCACCCTGTCCATGAGCACCGAAGACGAGTTCGAGCCTCGGCTGGGCCGCATCCGCAGCGGTAGCAAGTCGCGATCGCCGCGCAAGTTTCTCCACCGCGTCATCGCCGCCGCCAACCTCGCGCGCGGCGGCGCGCCGGGACTGTCGCGCAAGCCGGGCTTCACCGGCAGCCGGATCGGGCGCGGCGCCGGGGTCGGCCGCGTGCTCGCCAGCCGCGACCGCTTCGCCGCGTTTCGCCAGCGCCGCGTCATCGTCAAGATCAGGCCGGTCACCCTGGGCGGCAAGGGTTTCGCTGTCGCCAAGGCGCATCTTCGCTATGTCGAGCGTGATGGCACCACCCGCGATGGCGATCGCGGCCAGCTCTATGGCGCCGAAACCGACAAGGTCGATCGCAACGCCTGGCTCGACCAGGCCAGGGACGACCGTCACCAGTTCCGCATCATCGTCAGCCCCGAGGACGGCGCGGACTATGAGGATCTGAAGCCGCTCACCCGGCGTCTCATGACCCGGATGGAGGAGGATCTCGGAACGAAGCTCGATTGGGTGGCGGTCGATCATTACAATACCGGCCACCCGCACACCCATATCATCGTCCGCGGGATCGACGAGCGCGGCCGCGATCTCGTCATCGCCCGCGACTATATCAGCCACGGCCTGCGCGAGCGCGCCTGCGAGCTGGTCGATCTCGACTTGGGACCGCGCACTGACGACGCGATCGAGCTGCGACTGCGCGCCGAGGTCGGACAGGAACGACTGACCAGCATCGACCGCGCGCTGATCCGCGAGGCCGACGCCAATATCCTCGTCAGCTCGGACGCGCGTGGCGCCTTCGATCAGGCCATCCGCATGGGCCGGCTGAAGAAGCTGGAGCGCCTGGGCCTGGCAACGCAGTTCGGCGCGGCCCATTGGCGGCTTGCGCCGGATCTCGCAGGCACGCTCCGGCGCATGGGCGAGCGCGGCGACATCATCCGCACGATGCAGCGTGCTTATGCCGCGCGCGGCCAGGCGCTGGCGATCGCCGACCAGGCAATCTACGATCCCACCGCGCCGGGTGCCCGTCCGCTGGTCGGTCGTATCGCCGAGCGCGGCCTGTCCGATGAACATGCCGATCGCCATTACCTGATCGTCGAGGCGGCCGACGGACGCTCGCACTATGTTGCGATCGGCAAGGGCGAAAATGTCGAGGCTCATGAGACCGGCGCGATCGTTCGCATTACGCCGGTCGAAACGCGCATCCGCGCTGCCGATCGCACCGTGGCTGAAGTCGCTGCCGCCAATGGCGGGCGTTATACGGTTGATGCGCACCTTCGCCACGATCCGAGCGCCACCGAAGCGTTCGCCGAAAGTCATGTGCGCCGGCTTGAGGCGATGCGGCGACTGACGAAGGCGGTTGAGCGGGAGCCCGACGGCGCCTGGATCATCGCGCCCGATCATCTCGACCGCGCCGCCGCCTATGAAGCGGCGCGCGCCAGGGATCGGCCGATTGCGGTGGAAACACTCTCGCACCTGCCCCTGGAGAAACTGGTCGACGCCGATGCGGCGACCTGGCTCGACCGCGAGCTGGTCGCGCCCACGCCGGAGCCGCTGCGCGACGCCGCGTTCGGGCAAGATGCCGTTCAGGCGCAGGCGCGGCGGCGGCAATGGCTGATGGCGCAGGGGCTTGCCGAGGAGATGGACGGACAATGGACGCCGCGGCCAGATATGCTCACCGCGCTTCAGCGGCGCGAGTTGCTGCGCGTGGCCGGGCAGCTTTCCGACGAGCTGGGCCTGCCGTTCGCCGAGGCAGGGCAGCATGAGCGGATCGAGGGCCGGTTCGCACGCACGGTCGAGCTGGTGAGCGGCCGGCATGCGCTGATCGAGCGCTCGCGGGATTTCACATTGGTCCCTTGGCGCCCGGTGCTGGGGCCGCATGTTGGCAAGTCGGTGTCCGGCATCATGCGCGACGGTGGGATCAGTTGGTCGCTAGGGCGTCAACGGAGTGGGCCGAGCATTTCCTGA
- a CDS encoding transglycosylase SLT domain-containing protein yields the protein MAALNTIAVALALLVAAPASARVAEDPVARWQPIIAEASQRLGLPEAWIIAVMRAESRGRTTLDGQPITSRAGAIGLMQLMPGTYAEMRGRLGLGPDPHDPRDNILAGAAYLRLMHDRFGYPGLFGAYNAGPTRYAEHLRTGRPLPGETRAYLAVLARMPFSPAMPSGILSGDRLFFSAGRAIGQPPRQPNGNGIFVDLNTASDRARP from the coding sequence GTGGCGGCGCTGAATACGATCGCGGTCGCGCTGGCACTGCTGGTCGCGGCCCCGGCAAGCGCTCGTGTCGCTGAAGATCCGGTCGCAAGATGGCAGCCGATCATCGCCGAAGCCTCACAGCGCCTCGGCCTACCGGAAGCCTGGATCATTGCCGTCATGCGCGCCGAAAGCCGCGGAAGGACGACCCTCGATGGCCAACCGATCACCAGCCGTGCCGGAGCGATAGGCCTGATGCAGCTCATGCCGGGCACCTATGCGGAAATGCGCGGCCGGCTCGGGCTTGGGCCCGATCCTCATGATCCGCGCGACAACATCCTGGCGGGCGCGGCCTATCTGCGGCTGATGCATGATCGGTTCGGCTACCCGGGGCTGTTTGGGGCCTACAATGCCGGCCCAACACGCTATGCGGAGCACCTTCGGACGGGCCGTCCGCTTCCGGGCGAGACCCGGGCCTACCTCGCGGTGCTTGCCCGGATGCCATTTTCGCCTGCCATGCCGTCCGGCATTCTTTCCGGCGACAGGCTGTTTTTCTCTGCGGGCAGGGCTATTGGACAGCCCCCCCGACAGCCGAATGGCAATGGCATTTTTGTCGATCTAAACACGGCTTCCGACCGCGCGCGACCATAG
- a CDS encoding RES domain-containing protein has protein sequence MTFDAAILRELAVGIDVSGYLRIIEARHRATPMGVGHGKTRFSSATNAFTVLYAAQDLPTAIAEKVIRDRFQGKQARVLLGADLDELVVTNLIALKPLKLLDLRTSGASRLGVPTDAIRGRAQKAGRRFSQQLYDATDFDGVVYMSRITNAECVAIYDRAAEVKLDPRCPVEDLTRLADLIPALTSLNVQLRH, from the coding sequence GTGACTTTCGACGCCGCAATCCTGCGGGAGCTGGCGGTCGGTATCGACGTGTCCGGCTATCTGCGGATCATCGAAGCGCGCCATCGCGCCACGCCGATGGGCGTGGGGCATGGGAAGACGCGCTTCTCCAGCGCGACCAACGCCTTCACCGTGCTCTATGCCGCGCAGGATCTGCCGACCGCCATTGCCGAGAAGGTCATCCGCGATCGCTTTCAGGGCAAACAAGCGCGTGTGCTGCTCGGAGCCGATCTTGATGAGTTGGTGGTCACGAACCTGATTGCGTTGAAACCGCTCAAGCTGCTGGATCTTCGCACCAGCGGAGCGAGCCGGCTTGGCGTGCCTACTGATGCCATTCGCGGCCGGGCACAAAAGGCCGGTCGCAGGTTCAGCCAGCAACTCTATGACGCGACCGACTTCGACGGCGTCGTCTATATGTCCAGGATCACCAACGCCGAGTGCGTCGCGATCTACGATCGCGCTGCCGAGGTGAAGCTCGATCCGCGCTGTCCGGTCGAGGATTTGACGCGCCTTGCCGATCTCATACCCGCACTGACGTCACTGAACGTTCAGCTCCGGCATTGA
- a CDS encoding helix-turn-helix domain-containing protein, translated as MDDDDMTRAERARTSNPFLNTAQAGHFLGLSMRTLERMRRRGEGPAFRRHARYVLYHIDDLIAWSEASRNGGRR; from the coding sequence ATGGACGATGATGATATGACGCGCGCCGAGCGTGCGCGCACCAGCAATCCGTTTCTCAACACCGCCCAGGCCGGACACTTTCTCGGCCTGTCGATGCGCACACTGGAGCGCATGCGCCGGCGCGGAGAAGGTCCCGCCTTCCGCCGCCACGCGCGCTATGTCCTCTACCATATCGACGATCTCATCGCCTGGTCCGAGGCCTCGCGCAACGGAGGCCGGCGATGA